From the Paludisphaera mucosa genome, one window contains:
- a CDS encoding efflux RND transporter permease subunit — MFDQLIIWSLRNRSLVVLALVALAAVGANSLVNLPIDAVPDITNVQVMALTNAPALGPEEVEQFITVPVENEMNGIPYVREVRSFSQLGISGVTVVFEEGTDIYWARQQVGERLGQITADIPPDFGRPEIGPVATGLGEIFQFEVRNAPDAERPRSLMELRTILDWDVARPLKTVPGVVEVNPFGGELKTYEVTVDPARLTARNISMDKVFAAVSRNNANSGGGYIERSGQQRVIRMVGLIGDLEALNEVVIDSSDSGTPICVRDIGEARFAPRIRTGAVTRDGRGEAATATVLMLAGQNSRVVVDRIKAKIAEIQKTLPPGVVVEPFYDRAALIERTIATVVRNLTEGGVLVVGVLLVLLGNLKAGLIVASAIPLSMLFAGNLMLASGIAGSLMSLGALDFGLIVDSGVIVIENCVSRLAHAGPREKAVDVVRRATLEVRKPVVFGVAIITMVHLPILALEGVEGKMFRPMALTVVFALIGSLILSLTATPVLASFFLKPGAKERDTWPIRAAKRLYRPVLDWSVRSPIVVALAAAVALAACIPFAMQLGGEFIPQLDEGDLVVVLIRPPDASLTEGLECTTRFEAALHAQLPDVVRTIVSRTGRPEIGIDPAGVNLTDVFVLLKPAEEWKSVHSKEQLIDRINAIAAEVLPGTFLSFTQPIQLRFNDLLAGVRADVGVSLFGDDLDVLQEKADAIAAVLQKIPGATDVKAQALGGLPFLKITIDRDRIARYGIDASDVLDVGTALGGKIVGQVVEGSRRFDLQVRVAADMRKDAQAIGQLRIRDAQGRLIPLQDVADVENVDGVYEIWRKDRRRRVMIQANVRGRDLASFVREAQAKVESQVGLPRSYTLEWGGTFENLQSATRRLTIVVPVALLLVFLLLYATFQSVGLGLLIFLSVPLGAIGGVMALWLRDLNFSISAGVGFIALSGVAVLDGLVLVSAIRQLIEAGEPPDAAVRTASMSRLRPILMTGMVASLGFVPMAFSHGSGAEVQRPLATVVIGGILTSTLLKLIVIPAIYPWFDPGPPPPPEEETPLDEPAATDVGR, encoded by the coding sequence ATGTTCGATCAATTGATCATCTGGTCCTTGCGCAACCGATCGCTGGTGGTCCTGGCGCTCGTCGCCCTGGCGGCGGTGGGCGCGAACTCGCTCGTGAACCTGCCGATCGACGCCGTGCCCGACATCACCAACGTCCAGGTGATGGCCCTGACCAACGCCCCGGCGCTGGGGCCCGAGGAGGTCGAGCAGTTCATCACGGTGCCGGTCGAGAACGAGATGAACGGCATCCCCTACGTCCGCGAGGTCCGCTCGTTCTCGCAGCTGGGCATCTCGGGCGTGACGGTCGTGTTCGAGGAGGGGACCGACATCTACTGGGCGCGGCAGCAGGTCGGCGAGCGGCTCGGCCAGATCACCGCCGACATCCCGCCCGACTTCGGCCGGCCCGAGATCGGCCCCGTCGCCACCGGCCTCGGCGAGATCTTCCAGTTCGAGGTCCGCAACGCCCCCGACGCCGAGCGCCCCCGCTCGCTGATGGAGCTGCGGACGATCCTCGACTGGGACGTCGCGCGGCCCCTCAAGACGGTCCCCGGGGTCGTCGAGGTCAACCCGTTCGGCGGCGAGCTGAAGACCTACGAGGTCACCGTCGACCCCGCGCGGCTGACCGCCCGGAACATCTCGATGGACAAGGTGTTCGCCGCGGTCAGCCGCAACAACGCCAACTCCGGCGGCGGCTACATCGAGCGCAGCGGGCAGCAGCGGGTGATCCGCATGGTCGGCCTGATCGGCGACCTGGAGGCGCTGAACGAGGTCGTCATCGATTCGAGCGATTCGGGGACGCCCATCTGCGTCCGCGACATCGGCGAGGCCCGGTTCGCCCCGCGGATCCGCACCGGGGCCGTCACCCGCGACGGCCGCGGCGAGGCCGCCACGGCCACCGTGCTCATGCTCGCGGGCCAGAACTCGCGGGTGGTCGTCGATCGCATCAAGGCCAAGATCGCCGAGATCCAGAAGACCCTCCCCCCCGGCGTCGTCGTCGAGCCCTTCTACGACCGCGCGGCGCTCATCGAGCGGACCATCGCCACCGTCGTCCGCAACCTGACCGAGGGGGGCGTTCTGGTCGTCGGCGTGCTTTTGGTCTTGCTCGGCAACCTGAAGGCGGGGCTGATCGTGGCCTCGGCGATCCCGCTGTCGATGCTGTTCGCCGGCAACCTGATGCTGGCCTCGGGCATCGCCGGCAGCCTGATGAGCCTGGGCGCGCTCGACTTCGGCCTGATCGTCGACAGCGGCGTGATCGTCATCGAGAACTGCGTCAGCCGCCTGGCCCACGCCGGCCCCCGCGAGAAGGCGGTCGACGTCGTCCGCCGCGCGACGCTGGAGGTCCGCAAGCCGGTCGTCTTCGGCGTGGCGATCATCACGATGGTCCACCTGCCGATCCTGGCCCTGGAGGGGGTCGAGGGGAAGATGTTCCGGCCGATGGCGCTCACGGTCGTCTTCGCGCTCATCGGCTCGCTGATCCTGAGCCTCACGGCGACCCCCGTGCTGGCCTCGTTCTTCCTCAAGCCGGGGGCGAAGGAGCGCGACACCTGGCCCATCCGCGCGGCGAAGCGGCTGTACCGCCCGGTGCTGGACTGGTCGGTGCGCAGCCCGATCGTGGTGGCCCTGGCCGCGGCCGTGGCGCTGGCGGCCTGCATCCCGTTCGCGATGCAGCTCGGCGGCGAGTTCATCCCCCAGCTCGACGAGGGGGACCTCGTCGTCGTCCTGATCCGCCCGCCCGACGCCTCGCTGACCGAGGGCCTGGAGTGCACGACCCGGTTCGAGGCCGCCCTGCACGCCCAGCTCCCCGACGTCGTCCGGACGATCGTCAGCCGCACCGGCCGGCCCGAGATCGGCATCGACCCGGCGGGCGTGAACCTGACCGACGTGTTCGTGCTGCTCAAGCCGGCCGAGGAGTGGAAGTCGGTCCATTCGAAGGAACAGCTCATCGACCGGATCAACGCGATCGCCGCCGAGGTGCTGCCCGGCACGTTCTTGAGCTTCACGCAGCCAATCCAGCTCCGCTTCAACGACCTGCTCGCGGGCGTCCGCGCCGACGTCGGCGTCAGCCTGTTCGGCGACGACCTGGACGTGCTGCAGGAGAAGGCCGACGCGATCGCCGCCGTGCTCCAGAAGATCCCGGGCGCGACCGACGTGAAGGCCCAGGCGCTGGGCGGGCTGCCGTTCCTGAAGATCACGATCGACCGCGACCGGATCGCCCGCTACGGCATCGACGCGTCCGACGTCCTCGACGTCGGCACGGCGCTCGGCGGCAAGATCGTCGGCCAGGTCGTCGAGGGCTCGCGGCGGTTCGACCTGCAGGTCCGCGTCGCGGCCGACATGCGCAAGGACGCGCAGGCCATCGGCCAGCTCCGAATCCGCGACGCCCAGGGCCGGCTCATCCCGCTCCAGGACGTGGCCGACGTCGAGAACGTCGACGGCGTCTACGAGATCTGGCGCAAGGACCGCCGCCGCCGCGTCATGATCCAGGCCAACGTCCGCGGCCGCGACCTGGCGAGCTTCGTCCGCGAGGCCCAGGCCAAGGTCGAGTCCCAGGTCGGCCTGCCCCGCTCCTACACCCTCGAATGGGGAGGGACGTTCGAGAACCTGCAATCGGCCACCCGGCGGCTGACGATCGTCGTCCCGGTGGCGCTTCTGCTCGTCTTCCTGCTTCTCTACGCGACCTTCCAGTCCGTCGGCCTGGGCCTGCTCATCTTCCTGTCCGTCCCGCTGGGGGCGATCGGCGGGGTGATGGCGCTCTGGCTGCGCGACCTGAACTTCAGCATCTCGGCGGGCGTCGGCTTCATCGCGCTCTCGGGCGTGGCGGTGCTCGACGGCCTGGTCCTGGTCTCGGCGATCCGCCAGCTCATCGAGGCCGGCGAGCCGCCCGACGCCGCCGTCCGCACCGCCTCCATGTCGCGGCTGCGGCCGATCCTGATGACCGGCATGGTGGCCAGCCTGGGCTTCGTCCCCATGGCCTTCTCGCACGGCTCCGGCGCCGAGGTCCAGCGCCCGCTGGCCACCGTCGTCATCGGCGGCATCCTCACCAGCACCCTCCTGAAGCTCATCGTCATCCCCGCCATCTACCCCTGGTTCGACCCCGGCCCGCCTCCCCCGCCAGAGGAGGAAACCCCGCTCGACGAGCCGGCCGCGACCGACGTCGGGCGTTGA
- a CDS encoding ATP-binding cassette domain-containing protein, with the protein MALLSLRGVGLSFGGPKLLDGVDLTIEPGERVCLLGRNGEGKSTLLKLISGELAPDEGAILRQQGLRVARLLQDVPAGHGGTVADEVAAGLTHDDHGFGGDDHRVQAVVSRVGLDPDARFSELSSGMKRRVLLAQAIVDEPDVLLLDEPTNHLDIESIGWLEGFLLRYPGTIVFVTHDRVFLQKLATRIVELDRGRLADWACDYPTFLLRRDQLLAAESRERDLFDKKLAEEEKWIRKGVEARRTRNEGRVRALEAMRRSHQQRRERQGTARIQAQEAERSGMLVIEAEDVEFGYGDRSVIRDLCTTIIRGDKVGVIGPNGAGKTTLLRLLLGHLAPRAGTVVQGTKLEVSYFEQLKAALDDEKTVQKNITDYDMVTIDGRERHVLGYLQDFLFTPDRARTLVKYLSGGERSRLLLAKLFTRPSNVLVLDEPTNDLDLETLELLESLLVEYQGTVLLVSHDRAFLNDVSTSVLVVEPDGRVKEYEGGYDDYLRQRAVEPPADAKPPAPAAPSRTAPADAARPKVQKLTNLERKELSTLPGKIEKLETALAALHKTMADPSFYKKDRDAIAQANAQLQALEADLAAAYGRWEALDAIGG; encoded by the coding sequence ATGGCGTTATTGAGCTTGCGCGGGGTGGGGCTGTCGTTCGGCGGCCCCAAGTTGCTGGACGGCGTCGACCTGACCATCGAGCCGGGGGAGCGGGTCTGCCTCCTGGGCCGCAACGGCGAGGGGAAGTCCACGCTGCTGAAGCTGATCAGCGGCGAGCTGGCGCCCGACGAGGGGGCCATCCTCCGCCAGCAGGGGCTGCGGGTGGCGCGGCTGCTGCAGGACGTCCCGGCCGGGCACGGCGGGACCGTCGCCGACGAGGTGGCCGCCGGCCTGACGCACGACGACCACGGCTTCGGCGGCGACGACCACCGGGTCCAGGCCGTCGTCTCCCGCGTGGGGCTCGACCCCGACGCGCGGTTCTCGGAACTCTCCTCGGGGATGAAGCGGCGCGTCCTGCTCGCCCAGGCGATCGTCGACGAGCCCGACGTGCTGCTGCTCGACGAGCCGACGAACCACCTGGACATCGAGTCGATCGGCTGGCTCGAAGGGTTCCTCCTGCGCTATCCCGGCACGATCGTCTTCGTCACCCACGACCGGGTCTTCCTCCAGAAGCTGGCGACGCGGATCGTCGAGCTGGACCGCGGCCGGCTCGCCGACTGGGCCTGCGACTACCCGACGTTCCTGCTCCGCCGCGACCAGCTCCTCGCCGCCGAGTCCCGCGAGCGCGACCTGTTCGACAAGAAGCTGGCCGAGGAGGAGAAGTGGATCCGCAAGGGCGTCGAGGCCCGCCGCACCCGCAACGAGGGCCGCGTCCGGGCGCTCGAAGCCATGCGCCGGTCCCACCAGCAGCGCCGGGAGCGGCAGGGGACGGCCCGAATCCAGGCCCAGGAGGCCGAGCGGTCGGGCATGCTCGTCATCGAGGCCGAGGACGTCGAGTTCGGCTACGGCGACCGCTCGGTGATCCGCGACCTCTGCACCACGATCATCCGCGGCGACAAGGTGGGCGTGATCGGACCCAACGGCGCCGGCAAGACGACGCTCCTCCGCCTCCTCCTGGGCCACCTCGCCCCCCGCGCGGGGACGGTCGTCCAGGGGACGAAGCTCGAGGTCTCGTACTTCGAGCAGCTGAAGGCGGCCCTCGACGACGAGAAGACCGTCCAGAAGAACATCACCGACTACGACATGGTCACCATCGACGGCCGCGAGCGGCACGTCCTGGGCTACCTGCAGGACTTCCTGTTCACCCCCGACCGGGCCCGGACGCTGGTCAAGTACCTGTCCGGCGGCGAGCGCAGCCGGCTCTTGCTGGCGAAGCTGTTCACCCGGCCTTCGAACGTGCTCGTGCTCGACGAGCCGACGAACGACCTGGACCTGGAGACGCTCGAACTGCTGGAGTCGCTGCTGGTCGAGTACCAGGGGACGGTGTTGCTCGTCAGCCACGACCGGGCCTTCCTGAACGACGTCTCCACGAGCGTCCTGGTCGTCGAGCCCGACGGCCGCGTCAAGGAGTACGAGGGGGGTTACGACGACTACCTCCGCCAGCGGGCCGTCGAGCCGCCCGCCGACGCGAAGCCGCCGGCCCCCGCCGCCCCGTCCAGGACCGCCCCGGCCGACGCCGCCCGCCCCAAGGTCCAGAAGCTCACGAACCTGGAGCGCAAGGAGCTGTCGACGCTCCCCGGCAAGATCGAGAAGCTCGAAACGGCCCTCGCAGCCCTCCACAAGACCATGGCCGACCCGTCCTTCTACAAGAAGGACCGCGACGCCATCGCCCAGGCCAACGCCCAGTTGCAGGCCCTCGAAGCCGACCTCGCCGCCGCCTACGGGCGCTGGGAGGCCCTCGACGCCATCGGCGGCTGA
- the polX gene encoding DNA polymerase/3'-5' exonuclease PolX — METAKIAQILDDMGTILEVQGENPFRCRAYHNAAQVLHGLPGDLTEMIADGSLAEVQGIGETLYAKIVQLATTGRLPAYEKLRAQTPPGLLALLRVPGVGPKKIKALHEALDIQSLADLRAAGESGAIAKVKGFGAKTEANILEGIGFLETTGGRILQNEALALVAPILDAVRNHPGVSRAEACGSLRRRAETIGDLDVLFSSKDPRPVLDHFAGLPQVAKVLGHGATKVSVLLPGFKTDQFVQCDLRGVADDQFAFALHYFTGSKAHNIAMRKRALARGLSLNEYALSGVKDPTKTIPCRDEADLFRALDLEPIPPELREDAGEFEAAGAGALPRLVEPGDLTGTFHCHSDWSDGDATLEEMAAGARELGMQYLGIGDHSRSLAMARGLTIDRVRDQWAKIDALNARFGGSFRIFKGTECDILGDGSLDFPDDVLAGFDYVVASVHSRFKMPRDEMTARIIRAISNPHVTMLGHATGRLLLSRAPYEVDLDAVIDAAAEHRTMIEINASPYRLDLDAVHCRRARKKGVAIVINPDAHSVAGLGDLRYGVSVARRAWLTKDDVFNTAPLAEIAERLASLRPR; from the coding sequence GTGGAGACCGCGAAGATCGCCCAGATCCTCGACGACATGGGGACGATCCTGGAGGTGCAGGGGGAGAACCCCTTCCGCTGCCGCGCCTACCACAACGCGGCGCAGGTCCTGCACGGGCTGCCGGGGGACCTGACGGAGATGATCGCCGACGGCAGCCTCGCCGAGGTGCAGGGGATCGGCGAGACGCTCTACGCCAAGATCGTCCAGCTCGCCACGACGGGCCGGCTGCCGGCCTACGAGAAGCTCCGCGCCCAGACCCCGCCGGGCCTGCTGGCGCTCCTGCGGGTCCCGGGGGTCGGGCCCAAGAAGATCAAGGCCCTGCACGAGGCGCTCGACATCCAGAGCCTGGCCGACCTGAGGGCCGCCGGCGAGTCGGGCGCGATCGCCAAGGTGAAGGGCTTCGGCGCCAAGACCGAGGCCAACATCCTCGAAGGGATCGGGTTCCTGGAGACCACCGGCGGGCGGATCCTCCAGAACGAGGCGCTGGCCCTCGTCGCGCCGATCCTGGACGCCGTCCGCAACCACCCCGGCGTGAGCCGCGCCGAGGCCTGCGGCAGCCTGCGGCGGCGGGCCGAGACGATCGGCGACCTCGACGTCCTGTTCAGCTCGAAGGACCCCAGGCCGGTCCTCGACCACTTCGCGGGGCTGCCGCAGGTCGCCAAGGTCCTGGGCCACGGGGCGACCAAGGTCAGCGTCCTGCTCCCCGGCTTCAAGACCGACCAGTTCGTCCAGTGCGACCTGCGCGGGGTGGCCGACGACCAGTTCGCCTTCGCGCTGCACTACTTCACCGGCTCGAAGGCCCACAACATCGCCATGCGCAAACGCGCCCTGGCGCGCGGGCTCTCGCTCAACGAGTACGCCCTGAGCGGCGTGAAGGACCCGACGAAGACGATCCCCTGCCGCGACGAGGCCGACCTGTTCCGGGCGCTCGACCTGGAGCCCATCCCCCCCGAGCTGCGCGAGGACGCCGGCGAGTTCGAGGCCGCCGGGGCCGGCGCGCTCCCCCGGCTCGTCGAGCCGGGCGACCTGACGGGGACGTTCCACTGCCACTCCGACTGGAGCGACGGCGACGCCACGCTCGAAGAGATGGCGGCGGGCGCCCGGGAACTGGGCATGCAGTACCTCGGGATCGGCGACCACTCGCGGTCGCTGGCCATGGCGCGGGGCCTCACCATCGACCGCGTCCGCGACCAGTGGGCCAAGATCGACGCCCTGAACGCCCGGTTCGGCGGGTCGTTCCGGATCTTCAAGGGGACCGAGTGCGACATCCTCGGCGACGGCTCGCTCGACTTCCCCGACGACGTGCTGGCGGGCTTCGACTACGTCGTGGCGAGCGTCCACTCGCGGTTCAAGATGCCCCGCGACGAGATGACCGCGCGGATCATCCGGGCGATCTCCAACCCCCACGTCACCATGCTCGGCCACGCCACCGGCCGGCTCTTGCTGTCGCGGGCCCCGTACGAGGTCGACCTCGACGCCGTGATCGACGCTGCAGCGGAGCATCGCACGATGATCGAGATCAACGCCAGCCCCTACCGCCTGGACCTCGACGCCGTCCACTGCCGACGGGCCCGCAAGAAGGGCGTGGCGATCGTCATCAACCCCGACGCCCACTCCGTCGCCGGGCTCGGCGACCTCCGCTACGGCGTGAGCGTCGCCCGCCGCGCCTGGCTGACGAAGGACGACGTCTTCAACACGGCCCCCCTGGCCGAGATCGCCGAGCGGCTCGCGAGCCTGCGGCCGCGGTGA
- a CDS encoding DUF2203 domain-containing protein yields the protein MAVTKPLRDTRKRYYTVEEANRALPYVRAIVADVVRQNGVVEELQQRLARVGRERKKNSDDLYSEELTQFRNELEVEEERLNTFHQELKALGVELRNMEGLCDFPSLMDGREVYLCWRLGEPTVSHWHELEAGFAGRQRLSDKADGATTPSA from the coding sequence ATGGCCGTGACGAAACCCCTTCGGGATACACGCAAGCGATATTACACGGTCGAAGAGGCCAACCGGGCGCTCCCGTACGTCCGGGCCATCGTCGCCGACGTCGTCCGCCAGAACGGCGTGGTCGAGGAGCTGCAGCAGCGGCTCGCCCGCGTCGGCCGCGAGCGCAAGAAGAACTCCGACGACCTCTACTCCGAAGAGCTGACCCAGTTCCGCAACGAGCTGGAGGTCGAGGAGGAGCGGCTCAACACGTTCCACCAGGAGCTGAAGGCCCTGGGCGTCGAGCTGCGGAACATGGAAGGGCTCTGCGACTTCCCCAGCCTGATGGACGGCCGCGAGGTCTACCTCTGCTGGCGGCTGGGCGAGCCCACGGTGTCGCACTGGCACGAGCTGGAGGCCGGTTTCGCCGGCCGCCAGCGGCTCTCCGACAAGGCCGACGGCGCGACGACCCCTTCGGCCTGA
- the cmk gene encoding (d)CMP kinase, with translation MALAPGRLLVHRVVTIDGPAGAGKSTVARLLAERLGWRFLDTGAMYRVVTLAALRGEVALDDPEALDRLAARLEAAFPPGRALLGGEDVSQAIRDVAVTRASRFIADCAAVRARLVAWQRAFADAADVVTEGRDQGTVVFPDAARKFFVTASEVERARRRHRELQAKGSDTTFEAVLADQQARDARDASRAIAPMKPADDAETVDTTGLTIDQVVDLLHRKVLPSP, from the coding sequence ATGGCTCTCGCCCCAGGACGTCTTCTCGTGCATCGCGTCGTGACGATCGACGGCCCCGCCGGGGCCGGCAAGAGCACGGTCGCCCGGCTGCTGGCCGAGCGGCTGGGGTGGCGGTTCCTGGACACGGGGGCCATGTACCGGGTCGTCACCCTGGCGGCGCTGCGGGGGGAGGTCGCCCTCGACGACCCCGAGGCGCTCGATCGCCTGGCCGCCCGCCTCGAAGCCGCCTTCCCGCCGGGCCGGGCCCTGCTGGGGGGCGAGGACGTCTCGCAGGCCATCCGCGACGTCGCCGTCACGCGGGCCTCGCGGTTCATCGCCGATTGCGCGGCCGTGCGGGCGCGGCTCGTCGCCTGGCAGCGGGCCTTCGCCGACGCCGCCGACGTCGTGACCGAGGGCCGCGACCAGGGGACCGTCGTCTTCCCGGACGCCGCCCGCAAGTTCTTCGTCACCGCGTCGGAGGTCGAGCGCGCCCGCCGCCGACACCGGGAGCTTCAAGCCAAGGGGAGCGACACGACGTTCGAGGCCGTCCTGGCCGACCAGCAGGCGCGCGACGCCCGCGACGCCTCCCGCGCCATCGCCCCGATGAAGCCGGCCGACGACGCCGAGACCGTCGACACGACCGGCCTGACCATCGACCAGGTGGTCGACCTCCTCCACCGGAAAGTCCTCCCCTCCCCATGA
- a CDS encoding lysophospholipid acyltransferase family protein yields MNADAPLTPAEPAPAPKRERPASTGADRSRLASIWYRLVKGMAATWLAAFGGWRSTGWENMPATGGALLVSNHLSYLDVFVLGIGVRRPLNYVARSTLFVPVLGPFIRSVGGFPIQREGMGASGMKETLRRLRSGGVVTLFPEGTRSPDGELGELKPGIALLVSRAGVPVVPAGVAGTFRAWPRGRLLPRPYPVRVHYGAPILPTDLEGLEPRAVTALIRERIAACIEIARQGLARDLGV; encoded by the coding sequence ATGAACGCCGACGCCCCGCTCACCCCCGCCGAGCCCGCCCCGGCCCCCAAACGCGAACGTCCCGCGTCGACCGGCGCCGACCGGTCTCGGCTTGCGTCGATCTGGTACCGGCTGGTGAAGGGGATGGCGGCCACCTGGCTCGCCGCGTTCGGGGGCTGGCGGTCGACCGGCTGGGAGAACATGCCCGCGACCGGCGGCGCGCTCCTGGTGTCGAACCACCTCAGCTACCTGGACGTCTTCGTCCTGGGGATCGGCGTGCGCCGGCCGCTGAACTACGTGGCGCGATCGACCCTGTTCGTCCCGGTGCTGGGCCCCTTCATCCGCTCGGTCGGCGGCTTCCCGATCCAGCGCGAGGGGATGGGGGCGTCGGGCATGAAGGAGACGCTCCGGCGGCTGCGGTCCGGCGGCGTGGTCACCCTCTTCCCCGAGGGGACCCGGAGCCCGGACGGCGAGCTGGGCGAGCTGAAGCCGGGCATCGCCCTGCTCGTATCCCGCGCGGGGGTCCCCGTCGTCCCGGCCGGGGTCGCCGGCACGTTCCGCGCCTGGCCCCGGGGCCGGCTCCTGCCGCGTCCCTACCCGGTACGCGTCCACTACGGCGCGCCCATCCTGCCGACGGACCTCGAAGGACTGGAACCTCGGGCCGTCACCGCCCTCATCCGCGAGCGCATCGCCGCATGCATTGAGATCGCCCGCCAGGGCCTCGCCCGCGACCTGGGCGTCTGA
- a CDS encoding sugar phosphate isomerase/epimerase family protein, whose translation MTLEDPTRRPIEMNRRAALAGLAGATLLGAAPRTAEAGSRAAAGSFILGLNTATIRGQKLGIVEIVDIVAKAGYQGLEPWLDEIHRYKDGGGSLEDLGKRLRDAGVSVESAIDFFEWGVDDPERRRNGLEAARRSMETLQKIGAKRVAAPASGATDAAVEPARLAERYRALLELGDQFGIVPEVEVWGFSKTLGTLAEAAYVAIASGHPRACILPDVYHLHRGGSSFEGLKLLGPAAIPVFHFNDYPAAADRTKLNDSDRVYPGDGVAPIPQILETLAAGGFRVMLSLEVFNKAYWAQDPAVVAATGARKMKALVDAIPSPTRAGG comes from the coding sequence ATGACCCTGGAAGATCCGACGCGGCGACCGATCGAGATGAACCGTCGCGCCGCGCTGGCGGGCCTGGCGGGCGCGACGCTCCTGGGCGCCGCGCCGCGGACGGCGGAGGCCGGGTCGCGGGCGGCCGCGGGCTCGTTCATCCTGGGCCTGAACACGGCGACGATCCGGGGGCAGAAGCTGGGGATCGTCGAGATCGTCGACATCGTCGCGAAGGCCGGTTATCAGGGGCTGGAGCCCTGGCTGGACGAGATCCACCGCTACAAGGACGGCGGCGGGTCGCTCGAAGACCTGGGCAAGCGGCTCCGCGACGCCGGCGTCTCGGTCGAGAGCGCCATCGACTTCTTCGAGTGGGGCGTCGACGACCCCGAGCGGCGCCGCAACGGGCTCGAGGCCGCCCGGCGCTCGATGGAGACGCTCCAGAAGATCGGCGCGAAACGCGTCGCCGCGCCGGCCTCGGGCGCGACCGACGCCGCGGTCGAGCCCGCCCGCCTGGCCGAGCGCTACCGGGCGCTCCTGGAGCTGGGGGACCAGTTCGGGATCGTCCCCGAGGTCGAGGTCTGGGGGTTCTCGAAGACGCTGGGCACCCTGGCCGAGGCGGCGTACGTCGCGATCGCGTCGGGGCATCCCCGGGCGTGCATCCTGCCGGACGTCTACCACCTGCACCGCGGCGGCTCGTCGTTCGAGGGGCTGAAGCTGCTGGGCCCGGCGGCGATCCCGGTCTTCCACTTCAACGACTACCCGGCCGCGGCCGACCGCACGAAGCTCAACGACTCCGACCGGGTCTACCCCGGCGACGGCGTCGCGCCGATCCCCCAGATCCTGGAGACGCTCGCCGCGGGCGGCTTCCGGGTCATGCTCTCGCTGGAGGTCTTCAACAAGGCGTACTGGGCGCAGGACCCCGCCGTGGTCGCCGCGACCGGAGCCCGGAAGATGAAGGCGTTGGTCGACGCGATCCCGTCGCCGACGCGGGCCGGGGGATAA
- a CDS encoding tRNA (mnm(5)s(2)U34)-methyltransferase, producing MFHPILNQAHAWIERMLRPGDLAVDATVGNGRDTAILAERVGPKGLVIGFDLQQDALDAAAARLTSPGTADRVILVRTGHEGMAGVVAREAPGRRPKAVMFNLGYRPGGDRAFATRAATTIPALESALELTTPGGIVTVVCYPGHAGGQDEQDAVLAWARALPSPRATVVLYQFWNAVRAPCLLAITPK from the coding sequence GTGTTCCACCCGATCCTCAACCAGGCCCACGCCTGGATCGAGCGGATGCTGAGGCCGGGCGACCTGGCGGTCGACGCCACGGTCGGCAACGGCCGGGACACGGCCATCCTGGCCGAGCGGGTGGGGCCGAAGGGGCTGGTGATCGGATTCGACCTCCAGCAAGACGCGCTCGACGCCGCCGCCGCCCGCCTGACGTCGCCGGGGACGGCCGATCGGGTGATCCTGGTCCGGACGGGCCACGAGGGGATGGCCGGCGTCGTGGCGAGGGAGGCGCCGGGGCGTCGGCCCAAGGCGGTCATGTTCAACCTGGGCTACCGGCCGGGCGGCGATCGGGCGTTCGCCACCCGGGCCGCGACGACGATCCCGGCCCTGGAGTCGGCCCTCGAGCTGACGACCCCCGGCGGGATCGTCACGGTCGTCTGCTACCCCGGCCACGCCGGCGGCCAGGACGAGCAGGACGCCGTCCTCGCCTGGGCCCGCGCCCTGCCTTCGCCCCGCGCGACCGTCGTCCTCTACCAGTTCTGGAACGCCGTCCGCGCGCCCTGCCTGCTGGCGATCACGCCCAAATGA